A region from the Vibrio artabrorum genome encodes:
- a CDS encoding DNA-3-methyladenine glycosylase I, translating into MTQEKFDTIYQRAAHRKGGAAELEKIVRAPLSQAELSQTTDDRWLAAFTEKVFQCGISWNVVRKKWPQFEEVFFEFDIEKMLMLPNEMWEQKAQDPRIIRHLTKVMTIPANATMIHNAKRDADSFSQMVADWPSERITELWDYLKKHGKRLGGNTGAYTLRQMGKDTFILSSDVEAHLRSTEVVDSGRNTKRAQLAASKAFNEWQQQSGRSLSEISQIVAYSCGDNRV; encoded by the coding sequence ATGACCCAAGAAAAATTCGATACCATTTATCAACGTGCGGCTCACCGTAAAGGTGGAGCGGCCGAGCTCGAAAAGATTGTTCGTGCGCCCCTTTCCCAAGCCGAGTTATCGCAAACCACCGACGACCGTTGGCTAGCCGCCTTTACCGAAAAGGTATTCCAGTGTGGTATTTCATGGAATGTGGTGAGAAAGAAGTGGCCGCAATTTGAAGAAGTGTTCTTTGAATTCGACATCGAAAAGATGCTTATGCTGCCGAACGAGATGTGGGAGCAGAAAGCGCAAGACCCGCGCATTATTCGTCACCTTACTAAGGTGATGACCATCCCTGCCAATGCCACTATGATTCATAATGCCAAGCGTGACGCTGATTCGTTCTCACAAATGGTTGCCGACTGGCCATCAGAACGCATCACAGAACTTTGGGATTACCTGAAAAAACACGGCAAGCGATTAGGTGGCAACACGGGCGCTTACACCTTGCGTCAAATGGGTAAAGACACCTTCATCTTGTCCTCGGATGTTGAAGCGCACCTGCGCAGTACAGAGGTCGTCGATAGCGGTCGTAACACTAAGCGAGCACAACTCGCGGCAAGTAAGGCTTTCAACGAATGGCAGCAACAGTCGGGGCGTAGCCTGAGCGAAATCAGCCAGATCGTGGCATACAGTTGTGGCGATAATCGCGTTTAA
- a CDS encoding HAD family hydrolase: protein MNFQAAIFDMDGLLLDTERLCMQVFEEACRAQGVPFLQDVYLRIIGCNAKTVEQIFRNGYGEGLDYPALNKEWRTRYSAIVKHQAIPVKDGVIELLEWLKSNDIPIAVATSTQLDIAKKKLELAGLDSYFTSLSTGCEVTNGKPHPEIYLLAAKRLGVAPETCLAFEDSNNGIRASVAANMISFQIPDLVEPCEEVRALGHTISPSLHHVLALLQQAAA from the coding sequence ATGAATTTTCAAGCGGCTATTTTTGATATGGATGGATTATTGCTCGATACAGAGCGACTTTGCATGCAGGTTTTTGAAGAAGCGTGTCGCGCGCAAGGCGTTCCTTTTTTGCAAGATGTTTACCTCAGAATCATTGGTTGTAACGCAAAAACCGTCGAACAGATTTTTAGAAATGGCTACGGTGAAGGCTTAGATTACCCAGCGCTGAACAAAGAATGGCGCACTCGCTACAGTGCAATCGTTAAGCACCAAGCCATTCCAGTAAAAGATGGCGTGATTGAGCTGCTTGAATGGCTAAAATCGAATGACATTCCAATCGCGGTGGCGACCTCCACTCAGCTTGATATCGCGAAGAAGAAGCTTGAACTGGCTGGCCTAGATTCTTACTTCACCTCGTTAAGCACGGGTTGTGAAGTCACCAATGGTAAACCCCACCCAGAAATCTACCTGCTTGCGGCAAAGCGCCTAGGGGTTGCTCCGGAGACTTGCCTAGCGTTTGAAGATTCGAATAACGGTATTCGCGCATCAGTGGCAGCCAACATGATCAGTTTTCAGATCCCAGATTTGGTCGAGCCCTGTGAAGAAGTAAGAGCGCTTGGGCATACGATCAGCCCATCGCTGCATCATGTATTGGCGCTGCTGCAACAAGCCGCAGCATAA
- a CDS encoding HD domain-containing protein, protein MIEKFESQLLDFAQQEMTQDAAHDISHIKRVVKTAKVLCTQEQAKLEVVLPAAYLHDCFTFPKNHPDQAKSSTMAADKAISFLKSIEYPAPYLDEIHHAIVTHSYSANITPETLEAQIVQDADRLDSLGAIGIARCLYVGQSFEAELYNHEDPFAKQRDLDDQHYSVDHFYVKLFKLAESMNTESAKLEANKRTDYMRGFVDRLASEI, encoded by the coding sequence GTGATTGAAAAATTTGAAAGTCAACTGCTTGATTTTGCACAACAAGAAATGACCCAAGATGCGGCGCACGACATCAGCCACATCAAGCGCGTCGTCAAAACTGCTAAGGTTTTATGTACTCAAGAACAAGCGAAGCTTGAAGTCGTTCTGCCTGCCGCTTACCTTCATGATTGTTTCACCTTTCCCAAGAACCACCCAGACCAAGCCAAAAGCTCGACAATGGCGGCAGACAAGGCGATCTCTTTCCTCAAATCCATCGAGTATCCCGCGCCTTATCTCGACGAGATTCACCACGCGATTGTTACTCACAGCTACAGCGCTAACATCACACCAGAAACCTTAGAAGCTCAAATCGTCCAAGATGCCGATCGGCTCGATTCTCTCGGTGCGATAGGCATTGCTCGCTGCCTATACGTGGGCCAAAGCTTCGAGGCCGAGCTCTATAACCACGAAGACCCGTTCGCGAAGCAGCGTGACTTAGATGATCAACATTACAGCGTCGACCATTTCTACGTAAAGCTGTTCAAGCTCGCTGAAAGCATGAATACAGAATCCGCCAAGTTAGAAGCCAACAAGCGCACCGACTACATGCGTGGTTTTGTTGATAGACTGGCCTCAGAAATTTAA